The Corynebacterium renale genome includes a region encoding these proteins:
- the mltG gene encoding endolytic transglycosylase MltG, giving the protein MEPKFVKRRQRGLAVLIAAVVLIVAAIIYIGVKLTESNDYEGSGNGVTALVEVPEGSSLSELGPDLEEKNVVKTNEAFQSAAFMHPMASTLKPGFYKLQEQMSAEAAVNALLSPSQYQIEMLDVHGGATLMDVKVVGGQTREGIYSQISRLSCAESESGDCVSVEELQRVAATTAPEQLGVPEWALEPVKSRGDDPKRIEGLIRPGQYIIDPNKSAQEILTDLITRSAEYYNSTNIVGRAQEIGLTPYELLTAASLVEREAPAGDFDKVARVILNRLDEPMRLEFDSTVNYGLDDVEVATTTEDRQRVTPWNTYASDGLPATPIAAPSDDAIAAMENPADGNWLFFVTVDKSGRTVFNDTFDAHQQSVQEALQSGILDSNR; this is encoded by the coding sequence ATGGAGCCCAAGTTCGTCAAACGCAGGCAGCGAGGTCTTGCCGTTCTCATCGCCGCGGTTGTTCTCATCGTCGCTGCCATTATTTACATAGGAGTGAAGCTGACGGAAAGCAACGACTATGAAGGTTCCGGAAACGGAGTCACTGCGCTCGTTGAGGTTCCCGAGGGTTCGTCTCTTTCGGAGCTTGGGCCAGATCTTGAAGAGAAGAATGTAGTCAAGACCAATGAAGCTTTCCAGTCGGCTGCTTTCATGCATCCTATGGCATCAACGTTGAAGCCAGGTTTCTACAAGCTGCAGGAGCAAATGAGCGCTGAGGCTGCCGTCAATGCGCTATTGAGCCCAAGCCAGTACCAGATTGAAATGCTGGACGTGCACGGTGGCGCTACGTTGATGGACGTGAAAGTTGTCGGCGGCCAGACTCGCGAAGGGATTTATTCGCAGATTTCTCGCCTGAGCTGTGCGGAAAGTGAATCGGGTGACTGCGTCAGCGTCGAAGAGCTACAGCGTGTGGCCGCTACCACTGCTCCGGAGCAGCTTGGCGTTCCCGAGTGGGCGCTTGAGCCTGTGAAATCTCGCGGTGATGACCCGAAGCGCATTGAAGGGCTGATTCGTCCGGGCCAATACATTATCGACCCAAATAAGTCCGCACAAGAAATCTTGACTGACCTGATAACGCGTTCCGCGGAGTACTACAACTCCACTAACATTGTGGGTCGTGCCCAGGAAATCGGGTTGACCCCGTATGAGCTTCTCACTGCTGCCTCCTTGGTCGAGCGTGAGGCACCAGCTGGTGACTTTGACAAGGTTGCCCGCGTTATCTTGAACCGCTTGGATGAGCCAATGCGATTGGAATTTGATTCCACGGTGAACTATGGCCTCGACGACGTGGAAGTCGCGACAACTACAGAGGACCGCCAGCGCGTCACTCCATGGAATACCTACGCTTCGGATGGTCTTCCAGCTACCCCGATTGCGGCACCTTCTGATGACGCCATCGCAGCCATGGAGAATCCCGCAGACGGTAACTGGTTGTTCTTCGTCACCGTCGACAAGTCTGGTCGCACGGTATTCAATGACACCTTCGACGCACACCAACAGTCAGTCCAGGAAGCACTACAATCCGGAATATTAGACAGTAACCGCTAA
- a CDS encoding shikimate dehydrogenase, giving the protein MSFELEDGVTHYAAVLGSPIAHSLSPILHNAGYAAKGMSDWKYVRHESTAEQLANIVHTAPKEFRGFSVTMPAKFAALECADAATDRARAIGSANTLARMNDDSWRADNTDVEGIHGALDELLGDKECQRALVIGAGGTARPAIYAAAQRGAENIVVVNRSDRRRELESLVDGFNVTLDFVDFKADFEQLSSTADYIISTVPAHVVEPYAKALGHSPVLDVIYDPWPTALTTAAASNGYLTVAGHVMLANQSYSQFEQFTGEPAPREAMRSALYKHLGFEV; this is encoded by the coding sequence ATGAGTTTTGAACTTGAAGATGGCGTCACTCATTACGCCGCGGTGCTGGGCAGCCCCATCGCGCACTCGCTTTCACCGATTTTACACAATGCAGGCTACGCGGCCAAAGGCATGTCTGACTGGAAGTACGTACGCCATGAATCGACTGCTGAACAGCTCGCGAATATTGTGCATACTGCACCGAAGGAATTTCGAGGGTTCTCGGTGACGATGCCAGCAAAATTCGCAGCCTTAGAATGTGCGGATGCGGCCACCGACCGTGCACGTGCAATCGGTTCTGCCAATACGTTGGCCCGAATGAATGATGATTCCTGGCGAGCCGACAACACGGATGTGGAGGGTATCCATGGTGCCTTAGATGAGCTTCTCGGGGACAAGGAATGCCAGCGTGCTTTGGTCATTGGTGCGGGCGGTACCGCGCGGCCGGCTATTTATGCGGCTGCGCAGCGCGGTGCAGAGAACATTGTCGTAGTCAACCGTTCAGATCGCCGCCGGGAGCTTGAATCTTTAGTAGACGGTTTTAACGTAACTCTCGACTTCGTTGACTTTAAGGCTGACTTTGAGCAGTTGAGTTCCACCGCCGACTACATAATCTCCACGGTCCCTGCACACGTCGTGGAGCCTTACGCCAAGGCTTTGGGGCATAGTCCAGTCCTCGATGTGATTTACGATCCGTGGCCCACCGCGCTGACAACTGCCGCGGCATCCAATGGATATCTGACGGTAGCCGGGCATGTCATGCTGGCCAATCAGTCATACAGCCAGTTTGAGCAGTTCACTGGCGAACCGGCACCTCGCGAAGCCATGCGTTCGGCACTGTACAAGCACCTAGGATTCGAGGTGTAA
- a CDS encoding prepilin peptidase, translating to MWACALALYDETSRRLPNAMTYTGGFLAIAVAILYDPGWLWGGVLWLLLYVVVGAFIGGVGGGDIKLACSLGIIVGSFGVWCVCLSMMCSSIMTVARSVWSRGNAVPHGPSMLLGAVAGVFLCGM from the coding sequence ATGTGGGCGTGCGCTTTGGCGCTTTACGACGAAACCTCTCGGCGCCTTCCGAACGCTATGACCTATACCGGGGGTTTCCTCGCCATTGCTGTGGCTATCCTCTACGATCCAGGCTGGCTGTGGGGCGGTGTGCTGTGGTTGCTCCTGTACGTTGTGGTGGGAGCTTTCATTGGGGGCGTCGGCGGGGGAGATATTAAATTAGCGTGCTCGCTGGGCATCATTGTCGGTTCGTTTGGTGTCTGGTGTGTGTGCTTGTCCATGATGTGTTCGAGCATTATGACAGTGGCTCGAAGCGTCTGGAGCAGGGGTAACGCGGTACCGCATGGTCCGTCTATGCTTCTTGGCGCTGTTGCGGGGGTGTTTTTATGCGGAATGTGA
- the aroC gene encoding chorismate synthase, which translates to MLRWTTAGESHGQGLVALVENMPAGVQVTKEDISYQLARRRLGYGRGARMKFEADELTLLTGIVHGRTLGSPISILIANSEWPKWTTIMSADPLDLEDPDVQAAMESGRGAQLTRPRPGHADFAGMIKYGFDEARSVLERSSARETAARVAAATVARNFLREVLGVEVFSHVLSIGQSAPTREDSVPSYGDLPAIDESPVRSFHKDAEDSMIECIKAAKKAGDTLGGIVEVRVDGLPIGLGSHISGERRLDAQLAGALMGIQSVKGVEIGDGFEEARRPGSQAHDEIVRTDDGVERETNRAGGLEGGMTNGQPLVARVAFKPISTVPRALKTIDFKDGSPATAIHQRSDVCAVPAGGVVAEAMVALVLAREVIEKFGGDSVAETKRNITAYQEYVEQRLAFDGNNRA; encoded by the coding sequence ATGCTTCGTTGGACTACTGCTGGAGAGTCGCATGGCCAAGGTTTAGTTGCCTTGGTAGAGAATATGCCTGCGGGTGTACAGGTGACTAAAGAGGATATTTCGTATCAGCTCGCGCGTCGCCGTTTGGGCTATGGCCGTGGCGCCCGTATGAAGTTTGAGGCAGATGAACTGACTCTGCTCACGGGTATCGTTCATGGACGCACTCTGGGTAGCCCGATTTCTATACTTATCGCGAATTCCGAATGGCCAAAGTGGACCACGATTATGAGCGCTGACCCACTGGATCTCGAGGATCCTGATGTACAGGCAGCGATGGAGTCTGGCCGAGGTGCTCAGTTGACCCGTCCGCGTCCCGGCCATGCTGACTTCGCTGGGATGATTAAATATGGTTTTGATGAAGCCCGTTCGGTGCTGGAGCGTTCGTCCGCTCGTGAGACCGCTGCACGTGTCGCGGCTGCTACTGTGGCCCGTAATTTTTTGCGGGAAGTCCTTGGCGTGGAGGTGTTTTCTCACGTCCTGAGCATCGGCCAATCGGCGCCGACACGTGAAGATTCTGTTCCGTCCTATGGGGACCTCCCAGCTATCGATGAATCCCCGGTGCGTTCGTTCCACAAGGATGCAGAGGATTCGATGATCGAATGTATTAAGGCTGCGAAAAAGGCTGGTGACACCCTTGGGGGCATCGTCGAAGTGCGTGTGGACGGCCTCCCAATTGGGTTGGGTTCTCATATTTCTGGTGAACGCCGCCTAGATGCCCAGCTCGCTGGAGCGTTGATGGGGATCCAGTCAGTGAAAGGTGTCGAGATCGGTGACGGCTTTGAAGAGGCCCGTCGCCCTGGCAGTCAGGCTCATGATGAGATTGTCCGCACAGACGACGGCGTTGAGCGAGAAACAAACCGGGCCGGAGGTTTAGAGGGCGGTATGACAAACGGTCAACCGCTGGTCGCACGTGTGGCGTTTAAGCCGATTTCGACGGTTCCACGAGCTTTGAAAACTATCGATTTTAAGGATGGGAGTCCAGCGACTGCTATTCATCAGCGTTCTGATGTATGTGCGGTTCCTGCTGGAGGGGTTGTCGCAGAAGCGATGGTCGCGCTCGTGCTTGCACGGGAGGTCATCGAGAAGTTCGGCGGCGATTCTGTCGCTGAAACCAAACGCAATATCACTGCTTATCAAGAGTATGTTGAGCAGAGATTGGCGTTTGATGGTAATAATCGCGCATAA
- a CDS encoding shikimate kinase encodes MSTGTRPVVVLIGPPGAGKTTIARRLARVLNQPSADTDHMIEERYGAACGEVFSRLGEESFRTVEAEVVEEALGLPGVVSLGGGAVETPEVRSMLRNHTVVWIDVSAEEGTRRTSGNATRPILAADNPLEHYQGILHRREPLYREVSDFRVRTDGVPPAQLVGTILNMIDAASGDED; translated from the coding sequence ATGTCTACTGGTACACGTCCTGTAGTCGTTTTGATCGGGCCTCCCGGCGCCGGTAAAACCACGATCGCGCGTCGTCTAGCTAGAGTTCTTAATCAGCCGTCCGCAGACACTGACCATATGATTGAGGAACGCTATGGAGCTGCATGTGGGGAGGTTTTTTCCCGTCTCGGTGAAGAATCTTTCCGCACGGTAGAGGCGGAAGTTGTCGAAGAGGCGCTCGGCCTGCCCGGAGTTGTTAGCCTCGGTGGCGGAGCTGTAGAAACCCCTGAGGTTCGGTCGATGCTCCGCAATCACACCGTGGTATGGATCGATGTCTCTGCGGAGGAGGGCACACGCCGTACATCCGGTAATGCAACGCGACCGATTTTGGCAGCGGATAACCCGTTGGAGCATTATCAAGGGATTTTGCATCGTCGTGAGCCGTTGTACCGTGAAGTTTCTGATTTTAGAGTCCGCACAGATGGCGTGCCGCCGGCACAGCTTGTTGGCACGATTTTGAACATGATTGATGCTGCGTCCGGTGACGAAGACTAG
- the aroB gene encoding 3-dehydroquinate synthase — MNSTTKIPVNGPAPYSVIVGRGVTSEAVDAIADSGARHVAVVHQPTLSGPAQKFADAVKAAGPECILLEVPDAESAKTVEVLDGIWGHLAAHGFTRSDALVGFGGGAVTDLAGFAAATWMRGIKVFHVPTSLLAMVDAAVGGKTGINTAAGKNLVGAFHEPSGVFIDVDYLASLSRDELVAGSAEIIKTGFIADERILELYEADPDACYRVDGHLQELIERSVTVKANVVGADLKESGLREILNYGHTFGHAVEKVEDFTWRHGNAVAVGMMFIAHLAHDAWLIDDNLVDRHRQILTSVGLPTTYAGPDFAPLHEAMLHDKKNKSGVIRFVALDGEVGKTTRLEGPTTEQLERAFASVVAEGK; from the coding sequence ATGAACAGTACAACGAAAATTCCAGTGAATGGTCCTGCACCGTACTCGGTGATTGTTGGTCGTGGTGTTACTTCGGAAGCAGTGGACGCGATTGCGGATAGCGGCGCCCGGCACGTTGCGGTTGTACATCAACCGACGTTGAGCGGTCCGGCACAGAAGTTTGCTGATGCTGTGAAGGCAGCGGGCCCGGAGTGTATCCTCCTTGAGGTTCCTGACGCTGAGTCTGCGAAAACTGTTGAAGTTTTAGACGGTATCTGGGGCCACCTAGCAGCGCACGGTTTTACCCGATCGGATGCTCTTGTCGGCTTCGGGGGTGGGGCAGTTACGGATTTGGCTGGTTTTGCTGCTGCGACCTGGATGCGCGGTATCAAGGTATTTCACGTACCTACTTCTCTTCTTGCGATGGTCGATGCTGCTGTCGGAGGCAAGACAGGCATTAATACTGCTGCAGGGAAGAACTTGGTCGGTGCCTTCCATGAACCTTCCGGTGTTTTCATTGACGTCGATTACTTGGCTTCGCTGTCACGTGACGAGCTTGTAGCGGGTTCTGCTGAGATTATCAAGACTGGGTTCATTGCTGACGAACGCATCCTAGAACTGTATGAAGCAGATCCCGATGCATGCTACCGGGTGGATGGTCACCTCCAGGAGCTCATCGAGCGATCGGTGACGGTCAAAGCAAACGTGGTGGGCGCCGACCTTAAGGAATCTGGCCTGCGAGAGATTCTTAATTATGGCCATACGTTCGGGCACGCCGTCGAGAAGGTAGAAGATTTCACGTGGCGTCATGGGAATGCTGTTGCTGTTGGCATGATGTTTATTGCTCACTTGGCACACGATGCCTGGCTTATCGACGACAACCTAGTCGATCGTCATCGCCAGATTTTGACATCCGTGGGCCTTCCAACCACCTATGCTGGGCCGGATTTTGCGCCACTGCACGAGGCGATGCTCCACGACAAGAAAAATAAGTCGGGTGTCATTCGGTTTGTCGCCCTCGACGGGGAAGTAGGCAAGACTACTCGTCTGGAAGGGCCTACTACTGAACAACTGGAGCGGGCATTCGCATCAGTGGTAGCGGAAGGGAAGTAA
- the aroQ gene encoding type II 3-dehydroquinate dehydratase — protein MKILVINGPNLNRLGKRQPEIYGSTSLADIEQMVSAAAKERGLEAHFFQSNHEGDIVERIHQVADDGWPVIINPGAFTHTSVAIRDALAEVADGPGFIEVHLSNVHAREEFRRHSYLSDIARGVIAGLGPIGYVAALDYFSQH, from the coding sequence ATGAAAATATTGGTTATCAACGGCCCTAACCTGAACCGTCTTGGTAAGCGACAGCCTGAAATCTACGGTTCTACTTCACTTGCTGATATCGAGCAGATGGTTTCAGCAGCGGCAAAAGAGCGTGGGCTCGAAGCACACTTTTTCCAGTCCAATCATGAAGGCGACATTGTGGAGCGTATCCACCAGGTCGCTGACGACGGTTGGCCCGTCATCATCAACCCCGGTGCATTTACGCACACTTCCGTTGCTATACGCGATGCGTTGGCGGAAGTGGCCGACGGCCCGGGTTTCATTGAAGTCCACTTGTCTAATGTTCATGCACGCGAGGAGTTTCGGCGTCATAGCTACTTGTCCGATATCGCTCGTGGGGTTATAGCCGGTCTTGGGCCAATTGGGTATGTGGCTGCGTTAGACTATTTTTCACAACATTAA
- a CDS encoding aminopeptidase P family protein, translating to MALADTRFSNRRRALAARCAAQRVDMMLVTDVTNVYYLTGLASSNAALLVGKDLSATLATDGRYATAAVQEAPDVELLIRRDVGPALLENVDGAYRVGFEAESVNYVQLQELARSAGDSVKLIPLSGEVEKLRAKKDFLELEALREVAGIGNRAWERLLESGVLAAGNTEKRVAAELEYFMRLEGSERTSFDTIVASGSNSAKPHHSAGERVLESGDLVTIDFGAHYRGYNSDMTRTVAIGEPSEQLQEIYRVVQEAHAAGIAASVAGQKAVDVDAASRSIIDAAGYGEYFTHSTGHGVGLEVHEAPSANTRSEEILAEGHTLTIEPGIYLPGVGGVRIEDTLVITAGRPEIITHGSTELQVL from the coding sequence GTGGCTTTAGCTGATACCCGTTTTTCAAATCGTCGCCGTGCTTTAGCAGCTAGGTGTGCAGCTCAGCGTGTAGACATGATGCTTGTCACCGATGTCACGAATGTGTACTACTTAACCGGTCTGGCCAGTTCGAATGCTGCTCTGTTGGTGGGCAAAGATCTTTCGGCGACACTCGCGACTGACGGACGTTACGCCACAGCTGCCGTCCAAGAGGCGCCCGATGTGGAGCTGTTGATTCGCCGAGATGTAGGACCGGCGCTTCTTGAAAACGTCGATGGTGCCTACCGCGTGGGGTTTGAAGCCGAATCCGTGAATTACGTCCAGCTTCAGGAATTAGCTCGATCTGCAGGAGATTCCGTTAAGCTCATCCCGCTTTCAGGGGAAGTAGAGAAGCTGAGAGCTAAGAAAGATTTCCTCGAACTTGAAGCGCTGCGAGAGGTCGCAGGGATTGGCAATCGTGCCTGGGAACGACTGCTGGAAAGTGGAGTCTTAGCAGCAGGAAATACTGAAAAGCGGGTAGCCGCTGAATTGGAATACTTCATGCGACTGGAGGGCTCAGAACGCACCAGCTTTGACACGATTGTGGCGTCGGGTTCGAATTCAGCCAAACCGCATCACAGTGCTGGCGAGCGCGTCCTCGAATCTGGCGACTTGGTGACAATAGATTTTGGTGCGCATTACCGAGGCTATAACTCTGATATGACACGCACCGTGGCAATCGGTGAGCCAAGTGAGCAGCTTCAGGAAATCTATAGGGTTGTCCAGGAGGCGCATGCTGCTGGAATCGCAGCGTCAGTAGCGGGGCAGAAGGCCGTTGATGTGGACGCTGCGTCGAGAAGCATTATCGACGCAGCCGGCTACGGCGAATACTTCACGCATTCCACTGGGCATGGTGTAGGGCTCGAGGTGCATGAAGCGCCGAGCGCTAACACACGCAGCGAGGAAATTCTCGCAGAAGGACACACTCTGACCATCGAACCTGGAATTTATCTCCCCGGAGTTGGGGGCGTTCGGATTGAGGACACCTTGGTTATTACTGCCGGACGGCCGGAGATTATCACCCATGGCAGTACTGAACTGCAGGTGTTGTAG
- the efp gene encoding elongation factor P, whose protein sequence is MATTADFKNGLVLKVDNKLQQIVEFQHVKPGKGPAFVRTKLKDVVSGKTVDKTWNAGVKVETATVDRRDMTYLYNDGTNYVVMDDKTYDQVELARDKFGDAADFLLENMPVQVSFHEGEPLFAELPVSVDLKIEHTDPGLQGDRSTGGTKPATLETGAEIQVPLFLETGNVVKVDTRTGEYLSRVNH, encoded by the coding sequence GTGGCAACGACAGCAGATTTTAAGAACGGCTTGGTACTCAAGGTCGATAACAAGCTGCAGCAGATCGTAGAGTTCCAGCACGTCAAGCCAGGTAAGGGCCCTGCATTCGTCCGCACCAAGCTCAAGGACGTTGTTAGCGGTAAGACCGTGGACAAGACGTGGAATGCTGGCGTCAAGGTTGAGACGGCTACGGTCGACCGTCGCGACATGACTTACCTGTACAACGACGGCACCAACTACGTTGTCATGGACGACAAGACCTACGACCAGGTAGAACTTGCCCGTGACAAGTTCGGTGATGCCGCTGACTTCCTCCTCGAAAACATGCCAGTCCAGGTGTCTTTCCACGAAGGCGAGCCACTATTCGCTGAGCTTCCAGTCTCCGTGGACCTCAAGATTGAGCACACCGATCCAGGTCTGCAGGGTGACCGTTCCACCGGTGGCACCAAGCCAGCGACTCTGGAAACCGGCGCAGAGATTCAGGTTCCTCTCTTCCTGGAAACCGGAAACGTCGTCAAGGTTGACACCCGTACCGGTGAATACCTGTCCCGCGTCAACCACTAA
- the nusB gene encoding transcription antitermination factor NusB codes for MNQRVNKYRRHGKRFRARLRAVDILFEAETRDVDPMAIIADRVELAVEPDNQVAPIDDYTREIIDGVSVELDNLDDTIEKKLSDSWELDRIPAVDRAILRVSTWELLYNDDVPQKTAVVEGVEMAAHYGGDNASAYINGILDDVSKHREEILVELRRIEEEAAMAEAGLEAPETDQEPETVSEQVTDAPVEAPTISIISETDPE; via the coding sequence GTGAATCAACGCGTAAATAAATACCGTCGCCACGGGAAGCGCTTCCGGGCGCGTCTTCGGGCTGTCGATATTCTCTTCGAAGCCGAGACCCGCGACGTAGACCCCATGGCAATCATCGCCGACCGTGTGGAACTCGCGGTAGAACCTGATAATCAGGTTGCTCCCATAGACGACTACACCCGTGAAATAATCGACGGTGTTTCCGTGGAACTGGACAACTTGGATGACACTATTGAAAAGAAGTTGTCCGATAGCTGGGAATTGGACCGCATTCCAGCAGTTGACCGCGCAATTCTCCGTGTCTCAACATGGGAACTCTTGTACAACGACGACGTACCGCAAAAGACGGCTGTCGTTGAAGGCGTTGAGATGGCTGCGCACTATGGTGGCGACAACGCCAGCGCCTATATCAATGGCATCCTCGACGATGTGTCAAAGCATCGCGAAGAAATACTCGTAGAGTTGCGTCGTATTGAAGAGGAAGCCGCGATGGCAGAAGCTGGCTTAGAAGCTCCAGAAACAGATCAGGAGCCTGAAACCGTCAGCGAACAGGTAACCGACGCCCCCGTGGAGGCGCCTACGATTTCTATTATTTCGGAAACCGATCCCGAGTAA
- a CDS encoding YbjN domain-containing protein, whose translation MDTITPTPVTIERVVEAMKHYDVALFHSGEHGVATANLNGFAVTFAVFDSVIIVRADSYTNIPSDSGIPTLHLAANQANCARTDFTAAVVDRAEKLIVRTEVNIPSAAGLTDEQLRAQLQAAVDSVLSGQEVIGKYAEAIMDQMEDAQ comes from the coding sequence ATGGACACCATTACCCCTACCCCAGTAACCATTGAACGTGTTGTCGAGGCGATGAAGCACTACGACGTCGCCCTGTTCCATTCCGGTGAACATGGAGTCGCTACCGCAAACCTCAATGGTTTCGCCGTGACGTTCGCGGTCTTTGATTCTGTCATCATCGTCCGCGCTGACTCGTACACCAATATTCCCAGCGACTCCGGTATTCCTACCTTGCATTTGGCCGCGAATCAGGCAAATTGCGCACGTACGGATTTTACGGCTGCGGTTGTAGATCGTGCAGAGAAGCTGATCGTACGAACCGAAGTTAATATACCGTCAGCTGCAGGGCTCACCGACGAACAACTTCGCGCGCAGCTACAGGCAGCTGTGGACTCTGTTCTTAGCGGACAAGAAGTAATCGGTAAATACGCCGAAGCCATTATGGACCAGATGGAAGATGCTCAGTAG
- a CDS encoding YbjN domain-containing protein translates to MTLSSQDASAIIRDVTAVLEDENLQLRVDDETDIPKINTGFINLAITIAIDEDYLAVEAAWRGSVATDDAATLLAVTNEWNQSQISPQVRFFERDGQLNISMMRQVLVSEGLTYNQCGAFLMSTLESMVAASQWLEENFPESITWNDPHAVSHSNTHQDSED, encoded by the coding sequence GTGACTTTATCTTCTCAGGACGCCAGCGCTATTATCCGCGACGTCACCGCCGTACTGGAGGATGAAAACCTGCAGCTACGCGTCGATGACGAGACAGACATCCCGAAGATCAATACGGGGTTCATCAACCTAGCCATCACGATTGCCATCGATGAGGATTATCTAGCAGTCGAGGCTGCGTGGCGGGGATCGGTTGCTACTGACGACGCTGCGACATTGCTCGCTGTCACTAACGAGTGGAACCAGTCACAGATTAGCCCCCAGGTTCGCTTTTTTGAGCGCGACGGGCAACTCAACATCAGCATGATGCGCCAAGTCTTGGTCTCTGAAGGCCTCACCTACAACCAGTGTGGGGCGTTCCTTATGAGCACGTTGGAATCAATGGTTGCGGCGTCCCAATGGTTGGAAGAAAACTTCCCTGAATCCATTACCTGGAATGATCCACACGCGGTCAGCCACTCCAACACACATCAAGACTCGGAGGACTAA
- a CDS encoding TIGR01777 family oxidoreductase, with translation MKRIFGYRQNQLRADLERAKEFAVFARESSKPLTIAVTGSSGLVGTALRAQLSTLGHTVIQLVRSQPREKQRLWNPKDPDPSILDGVDAVVHLAGEPIGKPFTQGHVQRLFDSRITPTQLLARLAERSPQCRTFVSASAVGFYGADRGDAVLDETAAQGTGILADLVQRWEEASHEFDGSSLRVVHIRTGIALSGAGGMLPILAALTWTGLAGPIGKGDNWFSWIALDDLTDIYVRAILDATVRGPVNATAPNPVTNAEFMEALGSVLHRPTVLPIPKWTPAILLGRSGRDELAVASQRVSPTTLQTLGHTFRYATVNSALAHELGRNDAS, from the coding sequence ATGAAAAGAATCTTTGGATATCGCCAGAATCAACTGCGGGCCGATCTCGAGCGCGCTAAAGAATTCGCAGTATTTGCACGCGAAAGCTCGAAGCCTCTGACTATTGCGGTGACGGGCAGCTCTGGCCTCGTCGGCACTGCGCTAAGAGCCCAGCTTTCTACGCTCGGGCACACCGTTATTCAGCTGGTACGTTCTCAGCCCAGAGAAAAACAGCGGCTGTGGAACCCCAAAGATCCTGACCCTTCAATTCTGGACGGCGTTGACGCCGTCGTGCATCTGGCGGGCGAACCAATTGGTAAGCCGTTTACGCAAGGTCACGTGCAGCGTCTCTTCGATTCGCGTATCACTCCGACTCAGTTATTGGCCCGTTTGGCAGAGCGCTCTCCCCAATGCCGCACCTTCGTAAGCGCGTCTGCCGTGGGGTTTTATGGAGCTGACCGCGGAGACGCGGTGCTGGATGAAACCGCGGCACAAGGAACAGGAATTTTAGCCGACCTTGTGCAGCGCTGGGAAGAAGCCAGCCACGAATTCGATGGCTCATCTTTGCGGGTAGTGCACATCCGTACCGGGATCGCCTTATCTGGTGCCGGCGGCATGCTCCCGATACTTGCTGCACTGACGTGGACAGGGTTAGCTGGCCCAATCGGTAAGGGAGATAACTGGTTTTCCTGGATCGCGCTTGACGACCTCACAGACATTTACGTCCGTGCGATACTCGATGCAACGGTTCGTGGACCGGTCAACGCCACTGCTCCGAATCCCGTCACAAACGCTGAGTTTATGGAGGCACTCGGTTCTGTTCTCCATCGCCCGACAGTCCTCCCTATCCCGAAATGGACCCCAGCTATTCTTTTGGGTCGGAGCGGGCGGGATGAATTGGCCGTCGCTAGTCAACGAGTGTCCCCGACGACGCTTCAAACACTCGGGCATACTTTCCGCTACGCTACGGTGAACAGTGCTCTAGCCCACGAACTTGGGCGAAATGACGCAAGTTAG